A single window of Zea mays cultivar B73 chromosome 10, Zm-B73-REFERENCE-NAM-5.0, whole genome shotgun sequence DNA harbors:
- the LOC103642611 gene encoding cell division control protein 48 homolog C, producing MATIPFPRPARKLVAGPNTSRVAAAQNPISLPPAGRNRRPSRAAKQAGRQTVIPSRAPKPAGPQRRPQPRAQPFRSRAGLRLGIASVRRALTSIPIPSPSSSDSSDDGSSGSRRRGHHDAHATTASSSTSVSDAAAHPSPPAPAYDVTKSMLCSQYAAQTPKRSQQLEIEVAAEKPRRLITADSGGRGDAKPEATPASEGFGRGDKGPRFADLGGMEAVIEELMMEVVMPMCHPEIPHRLGVRPIAGLLLHGLPGCGKTTLAHAIDNVTGVLFYKISAPEVVSGVSGMFSDSWHHNNRG from the exons ATGGCCACGATTCCTTTCCCCAGGCCAG CGCGCAAATTAGTTGCTGGCCCAAATACCAGCCGCGTCGCCGCAGCCCAAAACCCTATCTCCCTTCCA CCGGCCGGCCGCAACCGCCGTCCCAGCCGCGCGGCCAAGCAGGCCGGCCGCCAAACCGTCATCCCTAGCCGCGCTCCCAAGCCGGCCGGCCCCCAACGTCGTCCCCAGCCGCGCGCCCAACCCTTCAGAAGCCGGGCCGGCCTCCGGCTTGGCATCGCCTCCGTCCGCCGCGCTCTCACCTCCATCCCCATCCCCTCCCCATCCTCCtctgactcctccgacgacggctCCTCCGGCTCCCGCCGCCGCGGCCACCACGACGCCCACGCCACCACCGCCTCCTCATCCACCTCCGTATCCGATGCCGCTGCCCACCCGTCGCCACCAGCCCCCGCCTACGACGTCACCAAGTCCATGCTTTGCTCCCAGTATGCCGCGCAGACGCCCAAGCGGAGCCAGCAGCTGGAGATCGAGGTCGCGGCGGAGAAACCGCGCCGCCTCATCACGGCCGACAGCGGCGGCAGAGGCGATGCCAAGCCGGAGGCCACCCCGGCTTCTGAAGGGTTCGGTAGAGGGGACAAGGGGCCCAGGTTCGCTGACCTCGGCGGGATGGAGGCGGTGATCGAGGAACTCATGATGGAGGTGGTCATGCCCATGTGCCATCCGGAGATACCGCATCGCCTTGGCGTTAGGCCTATCGCGGGGCTACTGCTGCACGGACTGCCCGGCTGTGGAAAGACCACCCTTGCCCATGCCATTGATAATGTGACTGGCGTGCTGTTCTACAAGATCTCTGCACCGGAAGTCGTATCTGGGGTGTCTGGTATGTTCTCTGATTCCTGGCATCATAATAATCGGGGATAA